The following proteins are encoded in a genomic region of Oncorhynchus masou masou isolate Uvic2021 chromosome 32, UVic_Omas_1.1, whole genome shotgun sequence:
- the bcorl1 gene encoding BCL-6 corepressor-like protein 1 isoform X2 produces MQVDPTPMNVGDGGTVSREISAPIKASASMVGNPPQTLPPELRGDVPLSQQNKTSTATDCKMPANVCSDPSNFTHCPVDPPPQEHNNAPMSGPPLISSDKRENKRSEVPKSKADGPRVFPTHHWPCGTMNSSEDPVNPSHSGVTSNKKPHVQTQSVISLPAGFQRSTLFKPGQPVTFLPSTNFSSPLCKITLPPALGQIAALREATASQFQKGSQPLSAAAGVAPLLQTYPYHFSVGQCPAPQKKTPNSTPKLKCISTSSSKSSKAGREHKSTIASVVASPTIALPIQHPALGSAAPTRFTLSPSAAICCGPTLASITTQGRLLNYVEKDLTHRSADKASVGFIKLKAPSAADDHAVACPTEARDVPLDLSAKSKRPKTVKDPPNTVATTEHLHNKARQKVALHPKRPHTATYGSAAPYPILPNTQRNGALKQASRPLTHQGLEPNSSWVKGSSQAPINNLPGTYVGVASPILASTLRSKDGKGSFEDEFQTFARQETISIIDQGEHLASRGKKASFMTKGNQHVYGIKHPNSTSPAVTQNCPSKGAFATALPGSANPHSHQKSGSVKAAIPYSLTVFKPLWQRPALLPHQGASVQRKVIQGTPKVIQGTPKVIQGTPKVKGGTGSDGPKFQGTHQSPSRMEAEKWDRTKSPLSNLESIVKQKALETTALTSEGYCHLAPVASRKPEVVSSHTAGQDILLHQTAAFGCPPIRSVETNETLSFQGDSTQVMNKLEKTSVSESKEKSTEKHIKLGEQAGGKEIQVSANSTSHTHAFRSGGSANRNRMDSKLAQELEGGTVKEENMAPAGLAPRAKLEGIALSILTGQCAGVAEVEKTNGIKEESPTKAKAAISKQKQPPSPRKPAKEKSAAPVKKKHDQEATPVKKEPSPKKKPCVPVLEHSLSLVGPSPHRDEGENTRKETSSPTDNKQAAHNKPGSVSSPLLSPQRSETPVSLSSPGRPSKEPASSESSTPRLRRGRRRADEARLDDWGFATPSPPPPSTPPPPTYPPPQPARRPRGRPRTNPLPEKAEQCKARTVPSTEGDTPKRKKRNRCRNRKYQNGEYITEKDKDGDGEGEERSVLTRQGTRSDLRTGMYPRLSATLTCRGASPEPGHRRPSFTRSGSVRRPDREACPEPSDKPSGKRKFKSKHLSDTDEPKKLKTKRSSLGKRPTSVATDDDSPNAKKPAGLPATPKGPTSPPASKKGRGGAPESPPSRPVPPEVRRLIVNKNAGETLLQRAARLGYQDVVHYCLEKDVREVNRRDNAGYTALHEACSRGWSHIVQVLLKYGADVNCSAQDGTRPIHDAVASDNLPVVWMLLNHGADPTLATYSGQTVVKLAQSPSMKTFLKEYFTDLEGRSDQDPSLPWEFYSSSVFETGQEACWDFLLSQREEEREGSKERDSDGDCLLFEFSSEPLLTSFHVQVSLTQGFCNWFLLTDVLKRLKMSSRIFRARYPHLEVVSLARTELWRQVSVSQVSTASAQPQGEEEEEEDREEGEGLVELVRCVLELQGLLGSSIHILQEDEGEEEGDRTDTATPCSR; encoded by the exons ATGCAG GTGGATCCCACTCCAATGAATGTAGGGGATGGAGGCACAGTGAGCAGAGAGATCAGTGCTCCGATTAAAGCATCTGCTAGCATGGTGGGAAATCCCCCTCAGACGCTGCCCCCTGAGCTCAGAGGAGATGTGCCCCTCAGTCAGCAAAACAAGACCAGCACAGCAACAGACTGTAAAATGCCAGCCAACGTCTGTTCAGACCCTAGCAACTTCACCCATTGCCCAGTGGACCCTCCCCCTCAAGAACACAACAATGCTCCAATGTCAGGCCCTCCCCTCATTAGCTCTGacaagagagaaaacaagaggTCAGAGGTCCCCAAATCCAAGGCTGATGGTCCTAGGGTCTTTCCCACACATCATTGGCCGTGTGGTACGATGAACAGCTCTGAGGACCCAGTTAACCCGAGCCACAGTGGTGTGACGTCCAATAAGAAACCACATGTTCAGACCCAGTCAGTGATTAGTCTTCCCGCTGGGTTTCAACGCTCAACACTGTTTAAACCAGGCCAGCCTGTTACTTTTCTTCCCTCCACTAACTTCTCATCTCCACTCTGCAAAATCACTCTTCCACCCGCATTGGGTCAGATCGCAGCATTGAGAGaagccacagccagccagtttCAGAAGGGGAGTCAACCACTAAGCGCAGCTGCTGGTGTTGCGCCACTGCTGCAGACTTATCCATATCACTTCTCAGTGGGTCAATGTCCAGCACCTCAAAAGAAAACACCCAACTCAACACCCAAACTCAAATGTATCTCGACGTCCAGTAGCAAGAGCTCCAAAGCTGGGAGGGAGCATAAATCCACTATCGCCTCAGTGGTGGCCTCTCCCACTATTGCGCTCCCAATACAGCACCCAGCATTAGGCTCTGCCGCACCAACCCGCTTCACTTTGTCTCCCTCCGCTGCCATCTGCTGTGGCCCGACACTGGCCAGCATCACCACTCAGGGCAGGCTGCTGAACTATGTGGAGAAAGACCTTACGCACCGCAGTGCAGACAAGGCATCCGTAGGCTTTATAAAACTGAAAGCTCCATCTGCTGCTGATGACCATGCAGTTGCATGCCCGACTGAAGCAAGAGATGTGCCCCTCGACCTGTCCGCCAAGTCGAAGCGTCCAAAAACGGTTAAAGACCCTCCAAACACGGTTGCCACCACAGAGCATCTCCATAACAAAGCACGTCAGAAAGTTGCCCTCCATCCAAAGAGGCCCCATACTGCCACGTATGGCTCTGCCGCGCCGTACCCCATCCTACCCAACACCCAGCGAAATGGGGCTCTAAAGCAGGCTAGTAGGCCCCTAACTCATCAGGGTTTGGAACCCAACTCATCCTGGGTCAAAGGTTCCTCTCAAGCCCCCATTAATAACCTCCCAGGAACCTATGTAGGTGTGGCCAGCCCCATACTTGCTTCCACCCTGCGTAGCAAAGATGGGAAGGGGTCCTTTGAGGACGAGTTCCAGACTTTTGCTAGACAGGAGACGATCTCTATCATTGACCAAGGGGAACACCTGGCCTCAAGGGGAAAGAAGGCATCATTCATGACTAAGGGCAACCAGCACGTATATGGTATCAAGCACCCTAACAGTACCAGCCCAGCTGTAACACAAAACTGTCCCTCTAAGGGGGCTTTCGCCACAGCTCTGCCCGGCTCTGCCAACCCACACTCTCATCAGAAATCTGGAAGTGTCAAAGCAGCAATCCCATACTCCCTCACTGTCTTCAAGCCGTTATGGCAGCGACCAGCACTTCTTCCTCACCAAGGTGCTTCTGTTCAGAGAAAGGTCATTCAAGGGACTCCCAAGGTCATTCAAGGGACTCCCAAGGTCATTCAAGGGACTCCCAAGGTCAAGGGGGGCACAGGTTCAGATGGTCCCAAATTTCAGGGTACCCATCAAAGCCCGTCCAGAATGGAAGCCGAAAAGTGGGACAGAACCAAGTCCCCCCTGTCCAACCTTGAGTCCATAGTGAAGCAGAAAGCTCTAGAGACCACTGCATTGACTAGCGAGGGATACTGCCATCTAGCACCTGTGGCATCCAGAAAGCCTGAAGTGGTGAGCTCCCACACTGCGGGACAGGACATATtgttacatcagactgctgcTTTTGGATGCCCACCTATCAGATCTGTGGAGACCAACGAGACACTTTCCTTTCAAGGGGATTCCACACAAGTTATGAACAAACTTGAGAAAACGAGTGTCTCTGAGTCCAAAGAAAAGAGTACTGAGAAACATATTAAACTGGGGGAGCAGGCAGGTGGCAAAGAGATACAGGTCTCTGCAAACAGCACCAGCCACACCCATGCCTTTAGAAGCGGTGGTTCAGCTAACAGAAACAGGATGGACAGCAAATTGGCCCAGGAGTTGGAGGGAGGAACGGTGAAGGAGGAGAATATGGCCCCTGCTGGTCTCGCTCCCCGTGCTAAATTGGAGGGGATTGCCCTATCCATCCTCACTGGGCAGTGTGCAGGGGTAGCCGAGGTGGAGAAGACGAATGGGATTAAAGAGGAGTCTCCCACCAAAGCGAAAGCTGCCATCAGCAAACAGAAGCAGCCCCCTAGTCCAAGGAAGCCGGCAAAGGAGAAGTCTGCGGCGCCAGTGAAGAAAAAGCACGACCAGGAAGCCACTCCAGTTAAGAAAGAACCAAGTCCCAAAAAG AAACCATGTGTACCTGTACTGGAGCACAGTCTGTCGCTGGTGGGACCATCCCCACACAGGGATGAGGGGGAGAACACTCGCAAGGAGACGAGCAGCCCGACTGATAACAAGCAGGCTGCTCACAACAAACCAGGTAG CGTGAgcagtcctctcctcagtccccagAGATCTGAGaccccagtctccctcagcagcCCTGGCAGACCCAGTAAGGAGCCAGCGTCCTCCGAGAGCTCCACCCCCAGGCTGAGGAGGGGCCGGCGGAGGGCTGATGAGGCTCGGCTGGACGACTGGGGCTTCgctactccctctcctccacctccctcaacTCCTCCTCCCCCTACATACCCACCCCCCCAGCCAGCCCGCCGGCCCAGGGGCAGACCGCGCACCAACCCCCTGCCTGAGAAGGCTGAACAGTGCAAGGCCAGGACCGTCCCCAGCACTGAGGGAGACACCCCGAAACGCAAGAAACGCAACCGCTGCCGGAACAGGAAGTATCAGAATGGGGAGTATATCACGGAGAAGGACAAGgatggagacggagagggggaggaaagatctGTCCTCACCAGACAGGGTACTCGATCAG ATTTGAGGACTGGCATGTATCCACGCCTCAGTGCCACTCTGACCTGTCGTGGCGCCAGCCCAGAGCCTGGTCACAGGAGGCCCTCGTTCACCCGCTCAGGGTCGGTGCGGCGCCCGGACAGAGAGGCCTGCCCAGAGCCCAGCGACAAGCCCTCTGGGAAGAGGAAGTTCAAGAGCAAGCACTTGAGTGACACAGACGAGCCCAAGAAG CTCAAGACCAAGCGTTCCAGCTTGGGCAAGCGCCCTACCTCTGTGGCAACTGATGATGACAGCCCCAACGCTAAGAAACCAGCAGGCCTCCCGGCCACCCCTAAGGGCCCGACCTCCCCTCCAGCCAGTaagaaaggaagaggaggggcACCAGAGTCTCCTCCTAGCAGACCTGTTCCTCCAGAGGTTCGCCGGCTCATTGTCAACAAGAACGCCGGGGAAACTCTGCTACAAAGAGCCGCCCGATTGGGCTACCAG GATGTGGTGCACTATTGTCTGGAGAAGGATGTGCGGGAGGTCAATCGGCGTGACAACGCAGGTTACACAGCTCTCCACGAGGCCTGCTCCCGAGGCTGGAGCCATATCGTCCAGGTGCTGCTGAAGTACGGCGCCGACGTCAACTGCAGCGCCCAGGACGGAACACG GCCCATCCATGACGCAGTAGCCAGTGATAATCTACCTGTGGTGTGGATGCTGCTGAACCACGGGGCAGACCCCACCCTGGCCACCTACTCTGGGCAGACAGTGGTCAAACTGGCCCAGAGCCCCAGCATGAAGACCTTCCTCAAAG AATACTTCACAGACCTGGAGGGGAGAAGTGACCAGGACCCCAGCCTGCCATGGGAATTCTACAGCAGCTCTGTGTTTG AGACTGGCCAGGAGGCTTGCTGGGACTTCCTGCTCTCGcagcgggaggaggagagagaggggagtaaggAGAGAGACTCCGATGGGGACTGTCTCCTGTTTGAATTTTCTTCAGAGCCCCTCTTAACCAGCTTCCATGTCCAAGTGTCGTTAACCCAGGG CTTTTGCAATTGGTTCCTATTGACGGATGTTCTGAAGCGGCTGAAGATGTCGTCCCGGATATTCCGGGCGCGGTACCCGCACTTGGAGGTGGTGAGCCTGGCGCGGACAGAGCTGTGGAGGCAGGTGTCGGTCAGCCAGGTGAGCACAGCCTCTGCACAGcctcagggagaggaagaggaggaggaggacagggaggagggggaggggctggtgGAGCTGGTACGCTGTGTACTGGAGCTACAGGGACTGCTGGGTTCCTCCATTCACATCCTACAGGAggacgagggggaggaggaaggggacaggaCGGATACAGCCACTCCCTGCAGCCGGTAG
- the bcorl1 gene encoding BCL-6 corepressor-like protein 1 isoform X1 codes for MSLNTEAVRIASYTEEDPIAADLRSTTPKECCVNETHMQVDPTPMNVGDGGTVSREISAPIKASASMVGNPPQTLPPELRGDVPLSQQNKTSTATDCKMPANVCSDPSNFTHCPVDPPPQEHNNAPMSGPPLISSDKRENKRSEVPKSKADGPRVFPTHHWPCGTMNSSEDPVNPSHSGVTSNKKPHVQTQSVISLPAGFQRSTLFKPGQPVTFLPSTNFSSPLCKITLPPALGQIAALREATASQFQKGSQPLSAAAGVAPLLQTYPYHFSVGQCPAPQKKTPNSTPKLKCISTSSSKSSKAGREHKSTIASVVASPTIALPIQHPALGSAAPTRFTLSPSAAICCGPTLASITTQGRLLNYVEKDLTHRSADKASVGFIKLKAPSAADDHAVACPTEARDVPLDLSAKSKRPKTVKDPPNTVATTEHLHNKARQKVALHPKRPHTATYGSAAPYPILPNTQRNGALKQASRPLTHQGLEPNSSWVKGSSQAPINNLPGTYVGVASPILASTLRSKDGKGSFEDEFQTFARQETISIIDQGEHLASRGKKASFMTKGNQHVYGIKHPNSTSPAVTQNCPSKGAFATALPGSANPHSHQKSGSVKAAIPYSLTVFKPLWQRPALLPHQGASVQRKVIQGTPKVIQGTPKVIQGTPKVKGGTGSDGPKFQGTHQSPSRMEAEKWDRTKSPLSNLESIVKQKALETTALTSEGYCHLAPVASRKPEVVSSHTAGQDILLHQTAAFGCPPIRSVETNETLSFQGDSTQVMNKLEKTSVSESKEKSTEKHIKLGEQAGGKEIQVSANSTSHTHAFRSGGSANRNRMDSKLAQELEGGTVKEENMAPAGLAPRAKLEGIALSILTGQCAGVAEVEKTNGIKEESPTKAKAAISKQKQPPSPRKPAKEKSAAPVKKKHDQEATPVKKEPSPKKKPCVPVLEHSLSLVGPSPHRDEGENTRKETSSPTDNKQAAHNKPGSVSSPLLSPQRSETPVSLSSPGRPSKEPASSESSTPRLRRGRRRADEARLDDWGFATPSPPPPSTPPPPTYPPPQPARRPRGRPRTNPLPEKAEQCKARTVPSTEGDTPKRKKRNRCRNRKYQNGEYITEKDKDGDGEGEERSVLTRQGTRSDLRTGMYPRLSATLTCRGASPEPGHRRPSFTRSGSVRRPDREACPEPSDKPSGKRKFKSKHLSDTDEPKKLKTKRSSLGKRPTSVATDDDSPNAKKPAGLPATPKGPTSPPASKKGRGGAPESPPSRPVPPEVRRLIVNKNAGETLLQRAARLGYQDVVHYCLEKDVREVNRRDNAGYTALHEACSRGWSHIVQVLLKYGADVNCSAQDGTRPIHDAVASDNLPVVWMLLNHGADPTLATYSGQTVVKLAQSPSMKTFLKEYFTDLEGRSDQDPSLPWEFYSSSVFETGQEACWDFLLSQREEEREGSKERDSDGDCLLFEFSSEPLLTSFHVQVSLTQGFCNWFLLTDVLKRLKMSSRIFRARYPHLEVVSLARTELWRQVSVSQVSTASAQPQGEEEEEEDREEGEGLVELVRCVLELQGLLGSSIHILQEDEGEEEGDRTDTATPCSR; via the exons ATGTCTTTGAACACAGAAGCGGTTCG CATAGCGTCTTATACAGAGGAAGACCCCATTGCTGCAGACCTGAGGTCAACTACACCTAAGGAATGTTGTGTTAATGAAACACATATGCAG GTGGATCCCACTCCAATGAATGTAGGGGATGGAGGCACAGTGAGCAGAGAGATCAGTGCTCCGATTAAAGCATCTGCTAGCATGGTGGGAAATCCCCCTCAGACGCTGCCCCCTGAGCTCAGAGGAGATGTGCCCCTCAGTCAGCAAAACAAGACCAGCACAGCAACAGACTGTAAAATGCCAGCCAACGTCTGTTCAGACCCTAGCAACTTCACCCATTGCCCAGTGGACCCTCCCCCTCAAGAACACAACAATGCTCCAATGTCAGGCCCTCCCCTCATTAGCTCTGacaagagagaaaacaagaggTCAGAGGTCCCCAAATCCAAGGCTGATGGTCCTAGGGTCTTTCCCACACATCATTGGCCGTGTGGTACGATGAACAGCTCTGAGGACCCAGTTAACCCGAGCCACAGTGGTGTGACGTCCAATAAGAAACCACATGTTCAGACCCAGTCAGTGATTAGTCTTCCCGCTGGGTTTCAACGCTCAACACTGTTTAAACCAGGCCAGCCTGTTACTTTTCTTCCCTCCACTAACTTCTCATCTCCACTCTGCAAAATCACTCTTCCACCCGCATTGGGTCAGATCGCAGCATTGAGAGaagccacagccagccagtttCAGAAGGGGAGTCAACCACTAAGCGCAGCTGCTGGTGTTGCGCCACTGCTGCAGACTTATCCATATCACTTCTCAGTGGGTCAATGTCCAGCACCTCAAAAGAAAACACCCAACTCAACACCCAAACTCAAATGTATCTCGACGTCCAGTAGCAAGAGCTCCAAAGCTGGGAGGGAGCATAAATCCACTATCGCCTCAGTGGTGGCCTCTCCCACTATTGCGCTCCCAATACAGCACCCAGCATTAGGCTCTGCCGCACCAACCCGCTTCACTTTGTCTCCCTCCGCTGCCATCTGCTGTGGCCCGACACTGGCCAGCATCACCACTCAGGGCAGGCTGCTGAACTATGTGGAGAAAGACCTTACGCACCGCAGTGCAGACAAGGCATCCGTAGGCTTTATAAAACTGAAAGCTCCATCTGCTGCTGATGACCATGCAGTTGCATGCCCGACTGAAGCAAGAGATGTGCCCCTCGACCTGTCCGCCAAGTCGAAGCGTCCAAAAACGGTTAAAGACCCTCCAAACACGGTTGCCACCACAGAGCATCTCCATAACAAAGCACGTCAGAAAGTTGCCCTCCATCCAAAGAGGCCCCATACTGCCACGTATGGCTCTGCCGCGCCGTACCCCATCCTACCCAACACCCAGCGAAATGGGGCTCTAAAGCAGGCTAGTAGGCCCCTAACTCATCAGGGTTTGGAACCCAACTCATCCTGGGTCAAAGGTTCCTCTCAAGCCCCCATTAATAACCTCCCAGGAACCTATGTAGGTGTGGCCAGCCCCATACTTGCTTCCACCCTGCGTAGCAAAGATGGGAAGGGGTCCTTTGAGGACGAGTTCCAGACTTTTGCTAGACAGGAGACGATCTCTATCATTGACCAAGGGGAACACCTGGCCTCAAGGGGAAAGAAGGCATCATTCATGACTAAGGGCAACCAGCACGTATATGGTATCAAGCACCCTAACAGTACCAGCCCAGCTGTAACACAAAACTGTCCCTCTAAGGGGGCTTTCGCCACAGCTCTGCCCGGCTCTGCCAACCCACACTCTCATCAGAAATCTGGAAGTGTCAAAGCAGCAATCCCATACTCCCTCACTGTCTTCAAGCCGTTATGGCAGCGACCAGCACTTCTTCCTCACCAAGGTGCTTCTGTTCAGAGAAAGGTCATTCAAGGGACTCCCAAGGTCATTCAAGGGACTCCCAAGGTCATTCAAGGGACTCCCAAGGTCAAGGGGGGCACAGGTTCAGATGGTCCCAAATTTCAGGGTACCCATCAAAGCCCGTCCAGAATGGAAGCCGAAAAGTGGGACAGAACCAAGTCCCCCCTGTCCAACCTTGAGTCCATAGTGAAGCAGAAAGCTCTAGAGACCACTGCATTGACTAGCGAGGGATACTGCCATCTAGCACCTGTGGCATCCAGAAAGCCTGAAGTGGTGAGCTCCCACACTGCGGGACAGGACATATtgttacatcagactgctgcTTTTGGATGCCCACCTATCAGATCTGTGGAGACCAACGAGACACTTTCCTTTCAAGGGGATTCCACACAAGTTATGAACAAACTTGAGAAAACGAGTGTCTCTGAGTCCAAAGAAAAGAGTACTGAGAAACATATTAAACTGGGGGAGCAGGCAGGTGGCAAAGAGATACAGGTCTCTGCAAACAGCACCAGCCACACCCATGCCTTTAGAAGCGGTGGTTCAGCTAACAGAAACAGGATGGACAGCAAATTGGCCCAGGAGTTGGAGGGAGGAACGGTGAAGGAGGAGAATATGGCCCCTGCTGGTCTCGCTCCCCGTGCTAAATTGGAGGGGATTGCCCTATCCATCCTCACTGGGCAGTGTGCAGGGGTAGCCGAGGTGGAGAAGACGAATGGGATTAAAGAGGAGTCTCCCACCAAAGCGAAAGCTGCCATCAGCAAACAGAAGCAGCCCCCTAGTCCAAGGAAGCCGGCAAAGGAGAAGTCTGCGGCGCCAGTGAAGAAAAAGCACGACCAGGAAGCCACTCCAGTTAAGAAAGAACCAAGTCCCAAAAAG AAACCATGTGTACCTGTACTGGAGCACAGTCTGTCGCTGGTGGGACCATCCCCACACAGGGATGAGGGGGAGAACACTCGCAAGGAGACGAGCAGCCCGACTGATAACAAGCAGGCTGCTCACAACAAACCAGGTAG CGTGAgcagtcctctcctcagtccccagAGATCTGAGaccccagtctccctcagcagcCCTGGCAGACCCAGTAAGGAGCCAGCGTCCTCCGAGAGCTCCACCCCCAGGCTGAGGAGGGGCCGGCGGAGGGCTGATGAGGCTCGGCTGGACGACTGGGGCTTCgctactccctctcctccacctccctcaacTCCTCCTCCCCCTACATACCCACCCCCCCAGCCAGCCCGCCGGCCCAGGGGCAGACCGCGCACCAACCCCCTGCCTGAGAAGGCTGAACAGTGCAAGGCCAGGACCGTCCCCAGCACTGAGGGAGACACCCCGAAACGCAAGAAACGCAACCGCTGCCGGAACAGGAAGTATCAGAATGGGGAGTATATCACGGAGAAGGACAAGgatggagacggagagggggaggaaagatctGTCCTCACCAGACAGGGTACTCGATCAG ATTTGAGGACTGGCATGTATCCACGCCTCAGTGCCACTCTGACCTGTCGTGGCGCCAGCCCAGAGCCTGGTCACAGGAGGCCCTCGTTCACCCGCTCAGGGTCGGTGCGGCGCCCGGACAGAGAGGCCTGCCCAGAGCCCAGCGACAAGCCCTCTGGGAAGAGGAAGTTCAAGAGCAAGCACTTGAGTGACACAGACGAGCCCAAGAAG CTCAAGACCAAGCGTTCCAGCTTGGGCAAGCGCCCTACCTCTGTGGCAACTGATGATGACAGCCCCAACGCTAAGAAACCAGCAGGCCTCCCGGCCACCCCTAAGGGCCCGACCTCCCCTCCAGCCAGTaagaaaggaagaggaggggcACCAGAGTCTCCTCCTAGCAGACCTGTTCCTCCAGAGGTTCGCCGGCTCATTGTCAACAAGAACGCCGGGGAAACTCTGCTACAAAGAGCCGCCCGATTGGGCTACCAG GATGTGGTGCACTATTGTCTGGAGAAGGATGTGCGGGAGGTCAATCGGCGTGACAACGCAGGTTACACAGCTCTCCACGAGGCCTGCTCCCGAGGCTGGAGCCATATCGTCCAGGTGCTGCTGAAGTACGGCGCCGACGTCAACTGCAGCGCCCAGGACGGAACACG GCCCATCCATGACGCAGTAGCCAGTGATAATCTACCTGTGGTGTGGATGCTGCTGAACCACGGGGCAGACCCCACCCTGGCCACCTACTCTGGGCAGACAGTGGTCAAACTGGCCCAGAGCCCCAGCATGAAGACCTTCCTCAAAG AATACTTCACAGACCTGGAGGGGAGAAGTGACCAGGACCCCAGCCTGCCATGGGAATTCTACAGCAGCTCTGTGTTTG AGACTGGCCAGGAGGCTTGCTGGGACTTCCTGCTCTCGcagcgggaggaggagagagaggggagtaaggAGAGAGACTCCGATGGGGACTGTCTCCTGTTTGAATTTTCTTCAGAGCCCCTCTTAACCAGCTTCCATGTCCAAGTGTCGTTAACCCAGGG CTTTTGCAATTGGTTCCTATTGACGGATGTTCTGAAGCGGCTGAAGATGTCGTCCCGGATATTCCGGGCGCGGTACCCGCACTTGGAGGTGGTGAGCCTGGCGCGGACAGAGCTGTGGAGGCAGGTGTCGGTCAGCCAGGTGAGCACAGCCTCTGCACAGcctcagggagaggaagaggaggaggaggacagggaggagggggaggggctggtgGAGCTGGTACGCTGTGTACTGGAGCTACAGGGACTGCTGGGTTCCTCCATTCACATCCTACAGGAggacgagggggaggaggaaggggacaggaCGGATACAGCCACTCCCTGCAGCCGGTAG